The Elusimicrobiota bacterium sequence CCGACGAAGGTCTTCGGCCGCCTTTCGGGAATCCTCCGCCGAACGGACGTTCCGCCGGATGCCTTCTTCCCGGGCGTCCAAGGCCGCCAAGATCGGCTTCCAGGCAAACCGCGCCAGGACGAACGCCAGACCGGCGAAGGTCAACACGGTCCAGAGGATCAGACCGAGTTCCGGGTTAAGGAGCCTATCCACGGGATTTTACTCTGGGGGACCGCGCTAATGCGCCGCGGGAACCTTGAGCGCCAGGAGCAGGCAAACCACCAGGGCGAAGAACGCGAGCCCCTCGATGAGCGCGGCCGGAATGATCATGGACGTGCGCAAGGTGCCCGCCGCTTCCGGCTGGCGAGCCGTGCCTTCCAAGGCGGCGCTGGCCAACCGGGCAATGCCCGAAGCCGCGGCGAAAAGACAAAGCCCCGCCCCGAACCCCGCCCCAATGTATCCCAATCCCAAAAAGAGCTGACTGCCCTGCATCACCTGTTGAGCTTCCATTCGGTACGACCTCCTTCAGCGTTGGGCGCGCGGTTCCCAAGGGAACCGCGTCGCGTTTAATGGGAATGAACAGCCGAGCCGACAAAGATCGCGGACAGCAGGGTGAAAATGTACGCCTGCAAGAACGCGACGAAGAGCTCGAGGAGACTGATCCCCAGGGCGGCCGCCACCGACATCGGCGCCACCCACAATTTCCCAAAGAGAAAAATCAATGCCAGAAACGCCAAAATGACGATATGCCCGGCGATCATGTTGGCGAACAAACGAATGCACAGGGCGAAACTTTTGGTCAGCAGTCCCAACAGTTCGATGGGATACATCAAGGGCAAAAGCCACACCGGCATGCCGTGGGGCACCAGGCTTTTCACGTACCCCCCCCATCCGTGCTCCCGAACCCCGGCGACGTTGATCATGAAAAGCGTGCATCCGGCGAGCCCGGCCGTGACCGAAATATTGCCCGTGGCCGTGGCGCCGCCGGGAACCATCCCCAACAGGTTCATCGCCAGGATGAAGAAGAACATCGACAGGAAATAGGGCAAGTAGGCCCGTCCTTCCTCCCCGATGTTCGGAAGGACGATCTCGTCCCGGACAAAAACCGTCAGGCTTTCAATGAACGACACGAACCGGTTCCGTCCCCCGCGGCGGGCCATCTGCCCCGCGGAGACCAGGACCCCCGCCACCAACCCCGCGGACAGGCCCATCATGAGGAGATGCTTCGAAAAGGGCAACGACAGGGGGCCCGCCGCCGGCCAACGGAAAAAAACGTGGTCCAACAAATGGTGTTCCAACGTGTGAACGAAGTTCAACCCGGCCCCCTGTTTTGTCTCCCAAGGAAAATCAATTCGATCCATGTCAGCGCGATAAGGCTCCCTACCGCCGCCAAAGCAAAGGGAACCACCGCCTCCCGTTCATGGCTCCAAACCAGGGCCACGCCCACGGCCAATCCCGACATCCGACCGAAAATCCCGCCGATAAAGGCCCCGAAGAAGGCGCGGTCCGAAAGTCGAAGCGTGAGCGACAAAGCCCAGTAGCTCGGGATGACCAGGACCGCGGCCAGCCCGACGCCCCAAAGGACCGGCCTCCCGTCCCGAAGAAACCCCGTGACGGCCCCCCCGCGGACGCCGCCAAAACCAGGGCGCCCGTGGCGCGCCAACGCAGGGAGGATGGGGAGGACACTTTACCCTTTGCGCAGGAACGGCGCCAGGAAAGCCGCCATCCCCGCCGCCAAACCGACGGCGCCGCCCGCCAACAGAAACCAGGGCCCCGTGGACCAACGCAGGTCCAAGCGGTGGCCCCCGTAAAGGCCCGCGAGAACCGCCATGGCCCATTGGGTGCCGCTAAAAACAACGTCGATGTTTTTTGAGCGAGCCCCCACGCGGACCTCCCCGAGCACCGGCGCCCTCAGCGCGCGAGAACGCTCGGGACGTCAATTGCCGCCAATAAAGGTCAAGTTTACCAAACGGCCGCCGACCGTGTCAAAAAAACAGCGATGCCGATTCCACCGAAACACTCGACTCGACCGGGACAGACTGGCGGTGCGGCGCCCATTTTGGTAGAAAAAGGGCCGGATCGCCCATGGCCAAGAAAAAGAGCGTTAAAGAAAAGCGTCTCGGAGACCGGCGGCAGACGGAACAGCGCCGCCGCCGTCGACGTTTAAAGAAGACCGTCGCCCCCAAAGAACGGCGGGCCCCCTCGGCGCGCCGCGCCGAGGACCGTCGCCAGGGAATTCGCCGCCAGGGGGACACCTACCTCGCCAAAATCGAGGAGTTCAAGGGAACCCGAAAAACCCCGGAAGTCCTTCCACCCCTGGAGGAAGACGCTACGGACGCGCTCGAAATCGTCGACGGGCCCGAACCGATTGCCACCGAAGACGCGCCCGACCCCACAGATCCGGCCCCAGAATTAGAAAATAGTTGACCAGTCCCGCGGCGATCGTCAGCCGCGCCAGCGCGTCCCCAGAGAAAAACCCCAGCCCGATCGACAGCCATGTGAAGCGTCCCAGCCAGCGCACCTTCACCGGAAGGAAAAAAAAGAGAAGGACCTCCATGTCCGGGAACAACGCCGCGAACGCCAAAAATAGGCTGGCCTGCAGATAACCGTTCGTCACCCAGCCTCCCAGAGGAAGCCAGGCCACTGCCGCCGTGGCCGCCGCCCCCACCAGAAAATAGACCGTAAACCGAAAGGTGCCCCAGACCTGTTCCAAAGACGTCGCCATGGTGTAAAGAAACATGAACCAAAACACCATCAAGACCATGTTGCCCGGCGGTGGAACCCGAAAAAAGAAGAAGTTGTCGATGAAGGGAGGAACGAAAAGGAACGTGAGGAGCCGCCACCATTGGCCGGCCAAGAGCGCGTCGTGCCGGAGCGTGAGGTCCGCCACCAAACCCGGCCGCACCAAATCAAAAAGATAAACCAGCGCGTTCGAGGAAACAATGATCAGGGGCAACCCTTCGATTCCTGTAAAAGCGCCCCAACGGGAGGAAAGTCTTTTCATGGACATGCCACGAACTCCTAGTGTAGTGTCTCACAAATCGCTTTGCAATGGGAGGCCCGAGTCCGTTCGGATTCGAGGCGCGAGGAGGGCGCGATGCGGGCCATCGTAACCGACGAGCAACGAAGAAGCCGGACGGAGGCGGGCCTCCCTTCTATATATTTCGCCTCGCTAAAGCGAGGCGATCCGTTAAGGAAGGTCCGGGCGCTTTTGCGCGGCGAGCGGCGTTGCTCGTCAGTTGCATACTCCCGGTATGCGCCTTTCTCGCTCCTTGTCGCCCCACAAAATCGCCCGGACCATTGTAAAGGGATTTGTGAGACGCTACACTAGAGACCCAGGAGGGTCGCCGGGGAGAGCGAGGGGCGAACGCCGGAGCGGGATTTAAACAAAAACCCCGGCGTTTCCCCTCGCCCTCGCCCGATTAAAAAAAATGGCACCGGACGTCCGACGGGTCCGTTCCATGCGTCGCGGTGGGCGATTAAGCGGCGGGAGCTGGTTTGGCTTCGGGTTTGACGTTGGCGGCGGAAGGACCTTTGGGCCCCGCCGTCACCTCGAATTCAACGGCCTGACCATCCACGAGGACCTTGTCTTTTCCCTTGGCCTGAATGGCGGAATGGTGGACGAACACCTCCGCGCTTCCGTCCTC is a genomic window containing:
- the atpB gene encoding F0F1 ATP synthase subunit A; protein product: MNFVHTLEHHLLDHVFFRWPAAGPLSLPFSKHLLMMGLSAGLVAGVLVSAGQMARRGGRNRFVSFIESLTVFVRDEIVLPNIGEEGRAYLPYFLSMFFFILAMNLLGMVPGGATATGNISVTAGLAGCTLFMINVAGVREHGWGGYVKSLVPHGMPVWLLPLMYPIELLGLLTKSFALCIRLFANMIAGHIVILAFLALIFLFGKLWVAPMSVAAALGISLLELFVAFLQAYIFTLLSAIFVGSAVHSH
- a CDS encoding AtpZ/AtpI family protein → MGARSKNIDVVFSGTQWAMAVLAGLYGGHRLDLRWSTGPWFLLAGGAVGLAAGMAAFLAPFLRKG
- a CDS encoding cold-shock protein — translated: MKGKVKWYNRVKGYGFLVPEDGSAEVFVHHSAIQAKGKDKVLVDGQAVEFEVTAGPKGPSAANVKPEAKPAPAA
- the atpE gene encoding ATP synthase F0 subunit C; this translates as MQGSQLFLGLGYIGAGFGAGLCLFAAASGIARLASAALEGTARQPEAAGTLRTSMIIPAALIEGLAFFALVVCLLLALKVPAAH